A genomic region of Paroedura picta isolate Pp20150507F chromosome 4, Ppicta_v3.0, whole genome shotgun sequence contains the following coding sequences:
- the CASS4 gene encoding cas scaffolding protein family member 4 isoform X3, protein MDSWIKPRSSSLPNQDMYQVPALAAKLLSEKTQSSSNQHLFTLPRASWASTLGKKSDIYDVPSPQRHGALFAQGPATTPSSRKGSQFFPCAENCPKDSPQLYDIPPSVQKARICTQESSVGNVYKILPTRQPGKAAETGKLLSHYNTLPNLRKSEWIYDIPEKAGSKQTLQSESPNKHIFYDIPPSRLDSDLQRIPQLNSECKSTNPQVYDIPPVQRKQTLPETPLYDVPSTNEVLHQNGNYDIPPAVLSARTEKENHRQVLYDVPKGVPSPQKKGIEKCNDSARDNPHGFPSLLPRDAKMNQDRLSVSSVESRTSTISTSSSASSESFSSSLSSSSDEPGKETTMELDTAIETLTKLQHGVSSSVASLMIFVSSRWRYQEHLEGNMEEIRRAVDHIKVSVGEFLDFAQTIEGNAAWASDGKLQGRIKKQLGILAASFQILVDTREALNGCKWSLEILAIKKPQSTPDDLDRFVMVARTIPEDIKRFVSIIIANGKLLFRKNSREKDGKELGCRTPKGSLERRTEDRSLLRNVLDKPKENRPNTERARADVAEDGDYVPIQGSPSKTKPDVLSEQDPAKRMELSDLCKLYFGAVQKAIGVLRDSLSRNEAPETFIAQSKLIIMVGQKLVDTLCQEALKKATRNEVLCCSSKFCSLLKSMAMATKNAAMQYPSTEATRELQDQADGLSQYALQFQAMMQ, encoded by the exons caCCTCTTTACGCTTCCCAGAGCAAGCTGGGCATCGACACTGGGTAAAAAAAGTGATATATATGATGTCCCATCACCACAGCGCCATGGAGCCTTATTCGCACAG GGTCCTGCCACAACGCCTTCCTCCAGGAAGGGCTCCCAATTTTTCCCATGTGCAGAGAATTGCCCGAAAGACTCACCACAGCTTTACGATATCCCGCCAAGTGTGCAAAAAGCAAGAATTTGCACACAGGAGTCATCTGTGGGTAAT GTATACAAGATACTCCCAACAAGAcagcctggaaaagctgcagaaacAGGGAAACTTTTGAGTCATTACAACACGTTGCCGAACCTTCGTAAGTCAGAATGGATCTACGATATACCAGAAAAAGCAGGTTCAAAACAAACCCTTCAGAGCGAGTCCCCAAACAAGCATATTTTTTATGACATCCCACCATCTAGGCTTGATTCTGATTTACAGAGAATCCCACAACTGAACAGTGAATGCAAATCAACGAATCCACAGGTATATGATATCCCACCTGTCCAAAGGAAACAGACCCTTCCGGAGACTCCGCTTTATGACGTGCCCTCCACAAACGAGGTCCTGCATCAGAACGGAAACTATGACATCCCTCCAGCCGTCCTGTccgccaggactgaaaaggagaACCACCGTCAGGTTCTTTATGATGTTCCGAAAGGAGTTCCTTCCCCACAAAAGAAAGGGATTGAGAAATGTAACGATAGTGCCAGAGACAACCCTCACGGTTTCCCTTCCCTGTTACCAAGAGATGCCAAAATGAACCAAGACCGACTGTCCGTTTCAAGCGTGGAGAGCCGGACGAGCACCATCTCCACTTCCTCCAGCGCTTCTTCCGAGTCCTTCTCATCCAGCCTGTCATCCTCTTCGGACGAACCCGGCAAAGAAACCACCATGGAACTTGACACGGCCATAGAGACCTTGACGAAGCTGCAGCATGGCGTCTCCAGTTCCGTGGCGAGCCTGATGATCTTTGTGAGCAGCAGGTGGAGGTACCAAGAACATCTAGAGGGGAACATGGAGGAAATACGCCGAgcggtcgaccacatcaaagtcTCCGTGGGAGAGTTCCTGGACTTTGCCCAAACCATTGAAGGCAACGCTGCCTGGGCCTCTGACGGTAAGCTGCAGGGGAGAATTAAAAAACAGCTCGGTATTCTCGCAGCCTCGTTTCAGATCCTGGTGGACACGAGAGAAGCGCTGAACGGATGTAAATGGTCACTCGAGATCCTGGCGATTAAGAAACCGCAGAGCACTCCGGACGACCTGGATCGCTTTGTGATGGTGGCCCGCACCATCCCGGAGGACATCAAGCGATTTGTATCCATCATCATTGCCAACGGGAAGCTCCTTTTCAGGAAGAACAGCCGAGAGAAGGACGGCAAAGAGCTCGGATGCAGGACGCCCAAGGGCAGTCTTGAGCGGCGAACGGAAGACCGTTCGCTCCTGAGAAACGTTTTGGATAAGCCGAAAGAAAACAGGCCGAATACGGAGAGGGCGAGAGCAGACGTCGCCGAAGACGGCGATTATGTTCCGATACAG GGTTCCCCGTCTAAAACGAAGCCGGACGTTCTGAGCGAGCAGGATCCTGCCAAGCGAATGGAGCTCTCCGATCTCTGCAAGCTGTATTTCGGTGCCGTTCAGAAAGCGATCGGCGTTCTACGAGACAGCCTGAGCAGGAACGAAGCCCCGGAAACCTTCATCGCGCAGAGCAAACTGATCATTATGGTGGGCCAGAAGCTGGTGGACACTCTGTGCCAGGAAGCCCTCAAGAAGGCCACGCGGAACGAGGTCCTGTGCTGCAGCAGCAAATTTTGCAGCCTGCTAAAGAGCATGGCGATGGCCACCAAAAACGCTGCCATGCAATATCCCAGCACTGAGGCTACGAGGGAGCTCCAGGATCAAGCTGATGGGCTGTCACAATATGCGCTTCAGTTCCAAGCCATGATGCAATGA
- the CASS4 gene encoding cas scaffolding protein family member 4 isoform X4 — MKIHHLFTLPRASWASTLGKKSDIYDVPSPQRHGALFAQGPATTPSSRKGSQFFPCAENCPKDSPQLYDIPPSVQKARICTQESSVGNVYKILPTRQPGKAAETGKLLSHYNTLPNLRKSEWIYDIPEKAGSKQTLQSESPNKHIFYDIPPSRLDSDLQRIPQLNSECKSTNPQVYDIPPVQRKQTLPETPLYDVPSTNEVLHQNGNYDIPPAVLSARTEKENHRQVLYDVPKGVPSPQKKGIEKCNDSARDNPHGFPSLLPRDAKMNQDRLSVSSVESRTSTISTSSSASSESFSSSLSSSSDEPGKETTMELDTAIETLTKLQHGVSSSVASLMIFVSSRWRYQEHLEGNMEEIRRAVDHIKVSVGEFLDFAQTIEGNAAWASDGKLQGRIKKQLGILAASFQILVDTREALNGCKWSLEILAIKKPQSTPDDLDRFVMVARTIPEDIKRFVSIIIANGKLLFRKNSREKDGKELGCRTPKGSLERRTEDRSLLRNVLDKPKENRPNTERARADVAEDGDYVPIQGSPSKTKPDVLSEQDPAKRMELSDLCKLYFGAVQKAIGVLRDSLSRNEAPETFIAQSKLIIMVGQKLVDTLCQEALKKATRNEVLCCSSKFCSLLKSMAMATKNAAMQYPSTEATRELQDQADGLSQYALQFQAMMQ, encoded by the exons caCCTCTTTACGCTTCCCAGAGCAAGCTGGGCATCGACACTGGGTAAAAAAAGTGATATATATGATGTCCCATCACCACAGCGCCATGGAGCCTTATTCGCACAG GGTCCTGCCACAACGCCTTCCTCCAGGAAGGGCTCCCAATTTTTCCCATGTGCAGAGAATTGCCCGAAAGACTCACCACAGCTTTACGATATCCCGCCAAGTGTGCAAAAAGCAAGAATTTGCACACAGGAGTCATCTGTGGGTAAT GTATACAAGATACTCCCAACAAGAcagcctggaaaagctgcagaaacAGGGAAACTTTTGAGTCATTACAACACGTTGCCGAACCTTCGTAAGTCAGAATGGATCTACGATATACCAGAAAAAGCAGGTTCAAAACAAACCCTTCAGAGCGAGTCCCCAAACAAGCATATTTTTTATGACATCCCACCATCTAGGCTTGATTCTGATTTACAGAGAATCCCACAACTGAACAGTGAATGCAAATCAACGAATCCACAGGTATATGATATCCCACCTGTCCAAAGGAAACAGACCCTTCCGGAGACTCCGCTTTATGACGTGCCCTCCACAAACGAGGTCCTGCATCAGAACGGAAACTATGACATCCCTCCAGCCGTCCTGTccgccaggactgaaaaggagaACCACCGTCAGGTTCTTTATGATGTTCCGAAAGGAGTTCCTTCCCCACAAAAGAAAGGGATTGAGAAATGTAACGATAGTGCCAGAGACAACCCTCACGGTTTCCCTTCCCTGTTACCAAGAGATGCCAAAATGAACCAAGACCGACTGTCCGTTTCAAGCGTGGAGAGCCGGACGAGCACCATCTCCACTTCCTCCAGCGCTTCTTCCGAGTCCTTCTCATCCAGCCTGTCATCCTCTTCGGACGAACCCGGCAAAGAAACCACCATGGAACTTGACACGGCCATAGAGACCTTGACGAAGCTGCAGCATGGCGTCTCCAGTTCCGTGGCGAGCCTGATGATCTTTGTGAGCAGCAGGTGGAGGTACCAAGAACATCTAGAGGGGAACATGGAGGAAATACGCCGAgcggtcgaccacatcaaagtcTCCGTGGGAGAGTTCCTGGACTTTGCCCAAACCATTGAAGGCAACGCTGCCTGGGCCTCTGACGGTAAGCTGCAGGGGAGAATTAAAAAACAGCTCGGTATTCTCGCAGCCTCGTTTCAGATCCTGGTGGACACGAGAGAAGCGCTGAACGGATGTAAATGGTCACTCGAGATCCTGGCGATTAAGAAACCGCAGAGCACTCCGGACGACCTGGATCGCTTTGTGATGGTGGCCCGCACCATCCCGGAGGACATCAAGCGATTTGTATCCATCATCATTGCCAACGGGAAGCTCCTTTTCAGGAAGAACAGCCGAGAGAAGGACGGCAAAGAGCTCGGATGCAGGACGCCCAAGGGCAGTCTTGAGCGGCGAACGGAAGACCGTTCGCTCCTGAGAAACGTTTTGGATAAGCCGAAAGAAAACAGGCCGAATACGGAGAGGGCGAGAGCAGACGTCGCCGAAGACGGCGATTATGTTCCGATACAG GGTTCCCCGTCTAAAACGAAGCCGGACGTTCTGAGCGAGCAGGATCCTGCCAAGCGAATGGAGCTCTCCGATCTCTGCAAGCTGTATTTCGGTGCCGTTCAGAAAGCGATCGGCGTTCTACGAGACAGCCTGAGCAGGAACGAAGCCCCGGAAACCTTCATCGCGCAGAGCAAACTGATCATTATGGTGGGCCAGAAGCTGGTGGACACTCTGTGCCAGGAAGCCCTCAAGAAGGCCACGCGGAACGAGGTCCTGTGCTGCAGCAGCAAATTTTGCAGCCTGCTAAAGAGCATGGCGATGGCCACCAAAAACGCTGCCATGCAATATCCCAGCACTGAGGCTACGAGGGAGCTCCAGGATCAAGCTGATGGGCTGTCACAATATGCGCTTCAGTTCCAAGCCATGATGCAATGA